One Myxococcota bacterium genomic region harbors:
- a CDS encoding alpha/beta fold hydrolase — protein sequence MLLLTASVTSCAFSTLGRDLQELEGWGVIRGTLDPPATSDRPILVAAFQTDESQPWAVDHVHAYDYLSGPREFALVVPEGEYFLWASEDPDRNGEMRPGERYALHPEPVSVGPELPEPHVALELDHVFTGHEPEFENRIVEEQLIAAGEVASLDDPRFQPENARTHFWHPLEALEHGAVGVFYLEEYDPQRTPVLFVHGILGTASDFAWLTEHLSPERHQFWVAQYPSALPLDITAETFAFLVSELHAFHRYEQLCVVAHSMGGLVARRMMDHIGTGVPVTGLATIASPLEGVGTARVGARWAPVAAPSWVDVAPGSAFLESLYDTPLDPTTHYRMLFTYLPGRSGDGVVQTASQLREEAQREAGRIRGIRDTHTGVLANEATLESLTDFLERCGR from the coding sequence GTGCTTCTCTTGACGGCGTCGGTCACGAGCTGCGCCTTCTCGACGCTCGGACGCGACCTCCAGGAGCTCGAGGGCTGGGGGGTCATCCGGGGCACGCTCGACCCGCCCGCGACGAGCGATCGACCGATTCTGGTCGCCGCGTTCCAGACCGACGAGAGTCAGCCTTGGGCCGTCGATCATGTCCATGCCTACGACTACCTGAGTGGACCGCGCGAGTTCGCGCTGGTCGTTCCCGAGGGCGAGTACTTCCTGTGGGCGAGTGAGGATCCGGATCGCAACGGTGAGATGCGCCCTGGCGAACGCTACGCCCTGCACCCGGAGCCCGTTTCCGTGGGCCCCGAGCTACCCGAACCCCACGTGGCCCTGGAGCTCGACCACGTATTCACGGGTCACGAGCCGGAGTTCGAGAACCGCATCGTCGAGGAGCAGCTGATCGCGGCCGGTGAAGTCGCGAGCCTCGACGACCCGCGCTTCCAGCCAGAGAACGCGCGGACTCATTTCTGGCATCCGCTCGAAGCGCTCGAGCATGGCGCCGTCGGCGTCTTCTACCTCGAAGAGTACGACCCGCAGCGCACGCCGGTGCTCTTCGTGCACGGGATTCTGGGAACCGCGAGCGACTTCGCATGGCTCACCGAGCATCTGAGCCCCGAGCGCCATCAGTTCTGGGTGGCGCAGTATCCGAGTGCGCTGCCTCTCGACATCACCGCGGAGACGTTCGCGTTCCTCGTCTCGGAGCTGCACGCGTTCCACCGCTACGAGCAGCTCTGTGTCGTGGCCCACTCGATGGGCGGGCTCGTCGCGCGGCGGATGATGGATCACATCGGTACCGGCGTACCCGTGACAGGTCTGGCGACGATCGCGTCTCCGCTCGAGGGGGTGGGCACCGCGCGCGTCGGCGCGCGCTGGGCGCCCGTCGCCGCGCCGTCGTGGGTGGATGTCGCTCCGGGCAGTGCCTTCCTCGAGAGCCTCTACGACACGCCGCTCGACCCCACGACCCACTACCGGATGCTGTTCACCTATCTGCCCGGAAGGAGTGGGGACGGCGTCGTCCAGACCGCGAGCCAGCTCCGCGAAGAAGCACAGCGCGAAGCCGGGCGCATCCGCGGGATTCGCGACACCCACACCGGGGTGCTCGCCAACGAAGCGACCCTCGAGAGTCTCACCGACTTCCTGGAACGCTGCGGTCGCTGA